The following proteins are co-located in the Streptomyces bottropensis ATCC 25435 genome:
- a CDS encoding Gfo/Idh/MocA family protein yields MTFSLGVVGAGQFSGQFATLFQAHPGVGDVYVTDLLPERAEELVAAQGLAGTFPSYEAMLESPAVDAVAVFTQRWTHGPLVLKGLAAGKHVYSAVPMAITTDEIAAIIDAVRETGLTYMMGETSQYNPATVHARNQIAEGAFGRIFYAEGDYVHDMDLGFYEAYRYSGGEDWKRTASYPPLLYPTHSVGGVLGAWQTHAVSVSAIGVVDGRGDGVFDKEVSQFGNDFSNATALFEVAGGGSFRTNEFRRVGYPSQIRESRFRFFGTEASMEQLATVAFWQDKKGVTDISELLEPKQTLSPDDPSLQHIAPDLRAAFTSGSAPVHDRSRLPREFDELHNGHEGSHHFLVDDFVTAVTTRTLPSVNAWVAARYTLPGIVAHESARQGGVRLEIPDFGDAPGA; encoded by the coding sequence ATGACGTTCTCCCTCGGCGTCGTCGGCGCCGGCCAGTTCTCCGGCCAGTTCGCCACGCTGTTCCAGGCCCACCCCGGCGTCGGCGACGTCTACGTCACGGACCTGCTGCCCGAACGGGCCGAGGAGCTCGTGGCCGCGCAGGGCCTGGCCGGCACCTTCCCCTCCTACGAGGCGATGCTGGAGTCGCCCGCGGTCGACGCGGTCGCCGTCTTCACCCAGCGCTGGACGCACGGGCCGCTGGTCCTCAAGGGGCTGGCGGCGGGCAAGCACGTCTACTCGGCCGTGCCCATGGCGATCACCACCGACGAGATCGCGGCGATCATCGACGCGGTCCGGGAGACCGGGCTGACGTACATGATGGGCGAGACGAGCCAGTACAACCCGGCGACCGTGCACGCCCGCAACCAGATCGCGGAAGGGGCGTTCGGGCGGATCTTCTACGCCGAGGGCGACTACGTCCACGACATGGACCTGGGGTTCTACGAGGCCTACCGGTACAGCGGCGGCGAGGACTGGAAGCGGACCGCCAGCTATCCCCCGCTGCTCTACCCGACGCACTCGGTGGGCGGCGTGCTGGGCGCCTGGCAGACGCACGCGGTGAGCGTGTCGGCGATCGGGGTCGTGGACGGGCGCGGGGACGGGGTGTTCGACAAGGAGGTCAGCCAGTTCGGCAACGACTTCTCCAACGCGACCGCCCTGTTCGAGGTGGCGGGCGGAGGTTCGTTCCGGACCAACGAGTTCCGGCGGGTCGGTTACCCCTCGCAGATCCGGGAGTCGCGGTTCCGGTTCTTCGGCACGGAGGCCAGCATGGAGCAGCTCGCCACGGTGGCGTTCTGGCAGGACAAGAAGGGGGTGACGGACATCAGCGAGCTGCTGGAGCCCAAGCAGACGCTGTCTCCCGACGATCCCTCCCTCCAGCACATCGCGCCGGACCTGCGGGCCGCCTTCACCTCCGGTTCGGCGCCGGTGCACGACCGGTCGCGGCTGCCGCGGGAGTTCGACGAGCTGCACAACGGGCACGAGGGCAGCCACCACTTCCTGGTGGACGACTTCGTGACCGCCGTCACCACCCGGACCCTGCCGTCGGTCAACGCCTGGGTGGCCGCCCGCTACACCCTGCCGGGCATCGTCGCGCACGAGTCCGCGCGGCAGGGCGGGGTCAGGCTGGAGATCCCGGACTTCGGGGACGCCCCCGGGGCGTGA